A genomic region of Labrys wisconsinensis contains the following coding sequences:
- a CDS encoding carbohydrate ABC transporter permease, whose amino-acid sequence MATRGIIGTRGHRPGLWGAAFAVPAILYIAAFQLYPILFSVYISLNQYDLLSPPRWVGLRYYAELAGDRAFLNALRVTIVYVVYTVVPVIGFSYGLGYALTRIGRSRGLWRTLIFLPSVMPLVSVALTWKLLFNFQGPLNGALGDLGLAPVAWLNSSAYAPWAMILMSWWHATSYYTIIFLAGFLAIPRDYYEAASLDGAGGFALMRHVTLPLMKPTIALVVVLATVNGLKTFAFQQILTDGGPAGATQILTLLIYRTSFSFLEMGRAGAYSVVLFGGILVISLLQIWLLRDRHA is encoded by the coding sequence ATGGCGACGAGAGGGATCATCGGCACGAGGGGTCATCGCCCCGGCCTCTGGGGCGCGGCCTTCGCCGTCCCGGCGATCCTCTACATCGCCGCCTTCCAGCTCTACCCGATCCTGTTCTCGGTCTATATCAGCCTCAACCAGTACGACCTGCTCTCGCCGCCGCGCTGGGTCGGCCTGCGCTACTACGCCGAGCTCGCGGGCGACCGGGCCTTCCTCAACGCGCTGCGCGTCACCATCGTGTATGTCGTCTACACCGTGGTGCCGGTCATCGGCTTCTCCTACGGCCTCGGCTATGCCCTGACGCGGATCGGCCGCTCGCGCGGCCTCTGGCGCACGCTGATCTTCCTGCCTTCGGTGATGCCCCTGGTCTCGGTGGCGCTGACCTGGAAGCTCCTGTTCAACTTCCAGGGGCCGCTCAACGGCGCCCTCGGCGATCTCGGCCTGGCGCCGGTCGCCTGGCTCAATTCCAGCGCCTATGCCCCCTGGGCCATGATTCTGATGAGCTGGTGGCACGCGACGAGCTACTACACCATCATCTTCCTCGCCGGCTTCCTGGCGATCCCGCGCGACTATTACGAGGCGGCCTCGCTCGACGGCGCCGGCGGCTTCGCCCTGATGCGGCACGTGACGCTGCCGCTGATGAAGCCGACCATCGCCCTGGTGGTGGTCCTGGCCACGGTCAACGGCCTCAAGACCTTCGCCTTCCAGCAGATCCTCACCGATGGCGGGCCGGCCGGCGCCACGCAGATCCTGACGCTGCTGATCTACAGGACCTCCTTCTCCTTCCTGGAGATGGGCCGGGCCGGCGCCTATTCCGTGGTGCTCTTCGGCGGCATCCTGGTGATCAGCCTCCTGCAGATCTGGCTCCTGAGGGACCGCCATGCATAG
- a CDS encoding ABC transporter substrate-binding protein — protein MRTLKSALLGRAVAAGLALALASPAMAVELTFWHHTYPPATDFIAKKAAEYTAKHPDVTIKLHEDPHGDYEVKLLSAIAAGNPPDIVNVLDYLFPQFAAKGILAEADPAAFGAKSAAEIEARYMPAALSGLTIDGKLYGVPEEFNTLALFLNKAHFAEIGIDVTKPENWPKTWSDVFALSAKLQKKDAAGKVTRLGFNWVWNLDPYWYAQQYWPILVQYGCDVIGPDGKAAINSPACVAAFTETWQKPITDGLGGPNLATVNPVNALQDFSEGRQSMAIAGIWAPPLYSDEVKKDYVVAKLPQRDPAQPHTLLNSYALAVTAGSKHQKEAWEFLNFLTADGDGYLAATGYVTGLKGWADTEVAKQTRGSAVFADGQTYGSFVWRSPTWAQEGTAIKTAIEQFAQGVPVKDALDQAAAEIDQIRAR, from the coding sequence GTGCGCACGCTCAAATCAGCTCTGCTCGGCCGGGCCGTGGCAGCCGGTCTGGCCCTCGCCCTGGCGAGCCCGGCCATGGCCGTGGAACTCACCTTCTGGCACCACACCTATCCGCCGGCGACGGACTTCATCGCCAAGAAGGCGGCGGAATACACGGCCAAGCACCCGGACGTGACCATCAAGCTGCACGAGGACCCGCACGGCGACTACGAGGTCAAGCTGCTCTCGGCCATCGCCGCCGGCAACCCGCCCGACATCGTCAACGTGCTCGACTATCTCTTTCCGCAATTCGCGGCCAAGGGCATCCTGGCTGAGGCCGATCCCGCCGCCTTCGGCGCCAAGTCTGCGGCCGAGATCGAGGCGCGCTACATGCCGGCGGCCCTCTCGGGCCTGACCATCGACGGCAAGCTCTACGGCGTGCCGGAAGAGTTCAACACCCTCGCCCTGTTCCTCAACAAGGCGCATTTCGCCGAGATCGGCATCGACGTGACCAAGCCGGAGAACTGGCCCAAGACCTGGTCGGACGTCTTCGCCCTCTCGGCCAAGCTGCAGAAGAAGGACGCTGCCGGCAAGGTGACGCGGCTCGGCTTCAACTGGGTCTGGAACCTCGATCCCTATTGGTACGCCCAGCAATATTGGCCGATCCTGGTGCAGTACGGCTGCGACGTCATCGGGCCCGACGGCAAGGCGGCGATCAACTCGCCGGCCTGCGTCGCCGCCTTCACCGAGACCTGGCAGAAGCCGATCACCGACGGGCTCGGCGGCCCCAACCTCGCCACGGTCAACCCGGTCAACGCCCTGCAGGACTTCAGCGAAGGCCGCCAGTCCATGGCCATCGCCGGCATCTGGGCCCCGCCGCTCTACTCCGACGAGGTCAAGAAGGACTATGTCGTCGCCAAGCTGCCGCAGCGCGATCCGGCTCAGCCGCACACGCTGCTGAACTCCTATGCGCTCGCCGTCACCGCCGGCTCCAAGCACCAGAAGGAAGCCTGGGAGTTCCTGAACTTCCTGACCGCGGACGGTGACGGCTATCTCGCCGCCACCGGCTACGTCACCGGGCTCAAGGGCTGGGCCGACACTGAGGTCGCCAAGCAGACGCGCGGCAGCGCCGTCTTCGCCGACGGCCAGACATACGGCTCCTTCGTCTGGCGCTCGCCGACCTGGGCGCAGGAAGGCACCGCGATCAAGACCGCCATCGAGCAGTTCGCGCAAGGCGTGCCGGTCAAGGACGCGCTCGACCAGGCGGCGGCCGAGATCGACCAGATCCGCGCCCGCTGA
- a CDS encoding MurR/RpiR family transcriptional regulator yields the protein MVKPREPDSLLSRVSRMPFSKAERRVVEFLLSIAEYDVASLTSAELAARTRTSRSTIDRLSKRLGFAGIKEMRRALLQESRAMHAPIAGTPRLEPAIIPSDGLGEIALKVFHSASVRALKFAEILSGRPELGQLVAALGEATNVQVFGAGASAVVALDMHQRLLRLGIPINFAEDHHNQIAFASLMAPGDLAIAISYSGRTRSTLQAAEVARRRGARIAAVLGGNGSPLEAIADIRIVTPPGVSLFGTDAVMTRILEMMFNEVLFHCLARQHPALLDNVARIEETLGGERATG from the coding sequence ATGGTGAAGCCCCGGGAACCGGATTCCCTGTTGTCGCGCGTGTCGCGCATGCCGTTCTCGAAGGCCGAGCGGCGCGTCGTCGAGTTCCTGCTCTCGATCGCCGAGTACGACGTCGCCAGCCTGACCTCGGCCGAGCTGGCGGCGCGCACGCGCACCAGCCGCTCGACCATCGACCGGCTGTCCAAGCGGCTCGGCTTCGCCGGCATCAAGGAGATGCGCCGGGCCCTGCTGCAGGAGAGCCGGGCCATGCACGCGCCGATCGCCGGCACGCCGCGGCTGGAGCCGGCGATCATCCCCTCGGACGGCCTGGGCGAGATCGCGCTCAAAGTGTTCCACAGCGCCTCGGTGCGGGCCCTGAAATTCGCCGAGATCCTGTCCGGCCGGCCCGAGCTCGGCCAGCTCGTCGCGGCGCTCGGCGAGGCGACGAACGTCCAGGTGTTTGGCGCCGGTGCCTCGGCGGTGGTGGCGCTCGACATGCACCAGCGGCTGCTGCGCCTCGGCATTCCCATCAACTTCGCCGAGGACCATCACAACCAGATCGCCTTCGCCTCGCTGATGGCGCCCGGGGACCTCGCCATCGCCATCTCCTATTCCGGGCGGACCCGGTCGACGCTGCAGGCGGCCGAGGTGGCCCGCCGGCGCGGAGCGCGCATCGCCGCGGTGCTCGGCGGCAACGGCTCGCCGCTGGAGGCGATCGCCGACATCCGCATCGTTACCCCGCCGGGCGTCAGCCTGTTCGGCACCGATGCGGTGATGACCCGCATCCTGGAGATGATGTTCAACGAGGTGCTGTTCCACTGCCTGGCGCGCCAGCATCCGGCCCTGCTGGACAACGTGGCGCGCATCGAGGAGACGCTGGGCGGCGAGCGGGCGACGGGCTGA
- a CDS encoding alpha/beta fold hydrolase has translation MIDRRSLWLSCVLALAAALPAVATEGGSGYGPQLEGFAYPYELKRFAFDSQGKHLAMGYMDVAPTGRPNGRTAVLLHGKNFCAATWQDTIVALAAAGYRVVAPDQVGFCTSTKPESYQYSFQQLAANTRALLASLGIRRAVLVAHSTGGMLATRYALLYPEAVETLVLVNPIGLEDWKALGVPYRTVDEWYARELKLSADGIRDYERSTYYVGRWRPEFERWVDMLAGLNQGPGHTLVAWNSALIYDMIFIQPVVYEFGNLRVPTVLMIGDADTTAIGSDIAPPAVKARLGHYDELGKRTAKAIPRSTLIEFPGLGHAPQMEQPARFNKALIDVLAKG, from the coding sequence ATGATCGATCGGCGATCCCTGTGGCTCTCCTGCGTGCTCGCCCTCGCCGCGGCGCTGCCCGCCGTCGCGACGGAGGGCGGGTCGGGCTACGGCCCGCAGCTCGAGGGCTTCGCCTATCCCTATGAGCTCAAGCGCTTCGCCTTCGATTCGCAGGGCAAGCACCTGGCCATGGGCTATATGGACGTGGCGCCGACGGGACGGCCGAACGGGCGCACGGCCGTGCTGCTGCACGGCAAGAACTTCTGCGCCGCCACCTGGCAGGACACCATCGTCGCGCTCGCCGCGGCGGGATATCGGGTGGTGGCGCCCGATCAGGTCGGCTTCTGCACCTCGACCAAGCCGGAGAGCTACCAGTACAGCTTCCAGCAGCTGGCGGCCAACACGCGGGCGCTGCTGGCGAGCCTCGGCATCCGCCGCGCCGTGCTGGTCGCCCATTCCACCGGCGGCATGCTGGCGACGCGCTATGCGCTGCTCTATCCCGAGGCGGTGGAGACGCTGGTGCTGGTCAACCCGATCGGCCTGGAGGACTGGAAGGCGCTCGGCGTGCCCTACCGCACCGTCGACGAATGGTATGCCCGGGAATTGAAGCTCTCGGCCGACGGCATCCGCGACTATGAGCGCAGCACCTATTATGTCGGTCGCTGGCGCCCCGAGTTCGAGCGCTGGGTCGACATGCTGGCCGGCCTCAACCAGGGGCCGGGCCACACGCTGGTGGCATGGAACTCGGCCCTGATCTACGACATGATCTTCATCCAGCCGGTGGTCTACGAGTTCGGCAATCTCCGGGTGCCGACCGTGCTGATGATCGGCGACGCCGACACGACCGCGATCGGCAGCGACATCGCCCCGCCCGCCGTCAAGGCCCGGCTCGGCCATTACGACGAGCTGGGCAAGCGCACCGCCAAGGCCATCCCCCGCTCGACCCTGATCGAGTTTCCCGGCCTCGGCCATGCGCCGCAGATGGAGCAGCCTGCGCGTTTCAACAAGGCGCTGATCGACGTGCTGGCCAAGGGCTGA
- a CDS encoding LysR family transcriptional regulator yields MDIATLAMAIAVLQEGSVRGAGRLLGRAPSSVADAFERLETDLAMTLALRVEGALSLTLAGETLSRSSSDLVIGLRALAGLADRDAAATVGTTLAWAARNPIPIALLSHFNAVVRVGSIRRAAQVLGIGQPNLSRQMSRLEAMLGCPLLQRTSMGCEPSVRGLKLDEISLALVEVVSGLAAPAKTRFAREVRTVKLGTIIPIGHESRLAARLANLVASWRTDKAKPELLVSSTTAEDLMEGLKAGRFDIALMDTAMRHKRFETIEIFSSELVLVGPAAAIAATPSLQGLTRSNPIAVPSLRSGLRQRIREVLEPLVDDTGGGAAPWVEVDALSIIINLVLDHGYLSVLPIDAVVSLDRQIGIAQLPGAPRLGFHLVWPRTLAAQKIATSMSETLAGAVRTAAANP; encoded by the coding sequence ATGGATATCGCGACCCTGGCGATGGCGATCGCCGTCCTGCAGGAAGGATCCGTGCGCGGCGCCGGGCGGCTCCTCGGGCGGGCGCCCTCCAGCGTTGCCGACGCCTTCGAAAGGCTCGAGACGGATCTCGCCATGACCTTGGCCCTGCGGGTCGAGGGCGCTCTGTCCCTGACGCTGGCGGGCGAGACGCTCTCCAGGTCGTCGTCCGATCTCGTCATCGGGCTCCGCGCCCTGGCCGGCCTTGCCGACCGCGATGCCGCCGCCACCGTCGGGACGACCCTGGCCTGGGCCGCGCGCAATCCGATCCCCATCGCCCTCCTGTCTCATTTCAACGCCGTCGTGCGGGTCGGCAGCATCCGGCGCGCGGCGCAGGTGCTGGGCATCGGTCAACCCAACCTGTCGCGCCAGATGTCGCGGCTGGAGGCGATGCTCGGCTGCCCGCTGCTGCAGCGGACGAGCATGGGCTGCGAACCCTCCGTACGGGGCCTGAAGCTCGACGAAATCTCGCTGGCCCTCGTCGAGGTCGTGTCCGGCCTCGCGGCGCCGGCAAAGACGCGATTTGCGCGCGAAGTCCGGACCGTCAAGCTCGGCACGATCATTCCGATCGGCCACGAGAGCCGTCTGGCCGCGCGGCTGGCCAATCTGGTGGCAAGCTGGCGGACCGACAAGGCGAAGCCCGAGCTCCTCGTCAGCAGCACGACGGCCGAAGATCTGATGGAGGGCTTGAAGGCCGGGCGCTTCGACATCGCCCTCATGGACACGGCCATGCGGCACAAGCGCTTCGAAACCATCGAGATCTTCTCATCCGAGCTCGTTCTCGTCGGCCCGGCGGCAGCGATCGCGGCCACCCCGTCGCTCCAAGGCCTGACCCGTTCCAATCCCATTGCGGTTCCCAGCCTGCGAAGCGGGCTGCGACAGCGGATCAGGGAGGTGCTCGAGCCCTTGGTCGACGATACCGGCGGCGGCGCGGCGCCATGGGTCGAGGTCGATGCCCTCTCGATCATCATCAATCTGGTGCTCGATCACGGCTACCTCTCCGTGCTGCCGATCGACGCCGTCGTGTCGCTCGATCGCCAGATCGGCATTGCGCAGCTGCCCGGCGCGCCGCGGCTCGGCTTCCATCTGGTCTGGCCACGGACTTTGGCCGCGCAAAAGATCGCGACGTCGATGTCCGAGACATTGGCGGGGGCTGTTCGGACGGCGGCGGCGAACCCGTGA
- a CDS encoding dihydroorotase has protein sequence MTAESAAHLSSDSQFASAEDFRTMADFDLVLRGTIVLPTRVVGAGFVAVSGGKVAMIGEGTPPAARERHDLGQALILPGAIDAQVHSLSQRDQEDFQWSTRSAAAGGVTTIVDMPYDEGDVVSSAAAVRRKAAHGEATARVDFALYGTVDPTEGPGRIAEMVDAGVSAFKFSTFGTHPTRFPRIPPALLMDCFAAIAPSGLTAGVHNEDHEAVEAYAARTRAAGISDWRAHGLSRPPITELLAMHQIYEIGAATGCPAHVVHCSLARGYDIAAGYRAQGFAATVEACIHYLVLDEETDVRRLGGKAKINPPIRPRAEVEGLWRHVAAGRVTLVSTDHVSWSEDRKTDPDMLANASGVPGLEVMVPLFVAGALARGIPLSWAARLMAENPARHFRIDGTKGALTPGRDADITVLTPEPRLYDAAASGHNVVGWSPYNGREIPWRVSGTYRRGELVFDGTSVLAQPGSGRFLRPPQTHPIMR, from the coding sequence ATGACGGCGGAAAGCGCAGCGCACTTATCTTCAGACTCGCAGTTCGCGAGCGCGGAGGACTTTCGGACGATGGCTGATTTCGATCTTGTCCTCCGCGGCACCATCGTCCTGCCGACGCGGGTCGTCGGCGCGGGCTTCGTCGCCGTTTCCGGCGGCAAGGTCGCGATGATCGGCGAAGGGACGCCCCCGGCGGCACGGGAGCGTCATGACCTCGGCCAGGCCCTGATCCTGCCCGGAGCCATCGATGCGCAGGTCCATTCCCTGTCCCAGCGGGATCAGGAGGATTTTCAATGGTCGACGCGCTCCGCCGCGGCGGGCGGCGTGACGACGATCGTCGACATGCCCTATGACGAGGGCGATGTGGTCTCCTCCGCCGCGGCCGTCCGGCGCAAGGCTGCGCATGGCGAAGCGACGGCGCGCGTCGACTTCGCGCTCTATGGCACCGTCGACCCGACCGAGGGACCCGGCCGCATCGCCGAAATGGTCGATGCGGGCGTCTCTGCCTTCAAATTCTCCACCTTCGGCACGCATCCGACGCGGTTTCCGCGCATCCCGCCGGCACTTTTGATGGATTGCTTCGCGGCCATCGCGCCATCCGGCCTGACGGCCGGCGTCCACAACGAGGACCACGAGGCGGTCGAGGCCTATGCGGCGCGCACGAGAGCGGCCGGCATTTCCGACTGGCGGGCGCACGGCCTGTCGCGGCCGCCGATCACCGAGCTCCTGGCCATGCATCAGATCTACGAGATCGGCGCCGCGACCGGGTGCCCGGCGCATGTCGTGCATTGCTCCCTGGCCCGCGGCTACGACATCGCGGCCGGCTATCGCGCACAGGGGTTCGCGGCGACGGTGGAGGCCTGCATCCACTACCTCGTCCTGGACGAGGAGACCGACGTCCGCCGTCTCGGCGGCAAGGCCAAGATCAATCCGCCGATCCGGCCGCGTGCCGAGGTCGAAGGCCTCTGGCGCCACGTCGCGGCGGGACGCGTCACGCTGGTCTCGACGGATCACGTGAGCTGGTCGGAGGACCGCAAGACCGATCCGGACATGCTCGCCAATGCCTCGGGCGTGCCGGGGCTGGAGGTCATGGTGCCGCTGTTCGTCGCGGGGGCGCTGGCGCGCGGCATCCCGTTGTCCTGGGCCGCCAGGCTGATGGCCGAGAACCCCGCGCGGCATTTTCGCATCGACGGCACCAAAGGCGCGCTGACGCCGGGCCGCGATGCCGACATCACCGTCCTGACGCCCGAACCCAGGCTCTACGATGCCGCGGCGAGCGGGCACAACGTCGTGGGCTGGAGCCCCTATAACGGCCGCGAGATCCCCTGGCGCGTCAGCGGCACGTACCGGCGGGGCGAGCTGGTCTTCGACGGAACCTCGGTGCTGGCGCAGCCGGGCAGCGGCCGCTTCCTCCGCCCGCCGCAAACGCACCCGATCATGCGTTGA
- a CDS encoding aromatic amino acid lyase, which translates to MSDVDAIAHRRVGLDLSASGREAIVRARAVVDRLVDAGIPAYGITTGVGSQKDFGVSRDAIARYNDLMITAHATAAPGPTAPPALVRAALAIQLSLFAKGRSGVRLELVESLLARLQADDMPSARLGSSVGASDIVAMSQLAVPLLGKAGIGAGGAGPRPIGGLAAKEAVSLLNSNSLMLAQAALALVEARALLDAATIAGALSMEGLRGNLQSWGAGVDEARGQPGQKRTGAALRAALAGSRLWQPGEARFLQDPLSFRCIPQIHGAAEAAYDFAHAIFETELSAACDNPLIDTASGAFISHGNMETTACALAMDTLRQALAKVIEASGQRIHKIQWPGFTGLPTSLAVEPGAIGGVQFLNFGHLAGANVGAVRQAAHPAMLNYSGQLDDGVEDVAGNAPQSVAETVRMLVPAWNVVAIEAACAAWAIHRRAIPGEALGEGLKPLVAQILPMLPIGTEGQTIFDLGPVVDLMKSAFGIARSVFD; encoded by the coding sequence TTGAGTGACGTCGACGCGATCGCCCATCGCCGGGTCGGCCTCGACCTGTCGGCGTCGGGACGCGAGGCGATCGTCCGGGCGCGCGCGGTCGTCGACCGGCTGGTCGATGCGGGAATACCGGCCTACGGCATCACCACCGGCGTCGGCAGCCAGAAGGATTTCGGCGTCAGCCGCGATGCCATCGCTCGTTACAACGACCTGATGATCACCGCCCACGCCACGGCCGCCCCCGGTCCGACCGCGCCGCCCGCCCTGGTGCGCGCCGCCCTGGCGATCCAGCTTTCCCTCTTCGCCAAGGGGCGGTCGGGCGTGCGGCTGGAACTGGTCGAAAGCCTGCTCGCACGCCTGCAGGCCGACGACATGCCGTCCGCCCGGCTCGGATCGTCGGTGGGAGCGTCCGATATCGTGGCGATGAGCCAGCTTGCCGTTCCCTTGCTCGGCAAGGCGGGCATCGGCGCGGGCGGAGCCGGGCCGAGGCCGATCGGCGGCCTGGCCGCCAAGGAAGCCGTCTCGCTGCTGAACTCCAACAGCCTGATGCTGGCGCAGGCCGCCCTGGCCCTCGTCGAGGCTCGGGCTCTCCTCGATGCGGCGACGATCGCCGGGGCCCTGTCCATGGAGGGGCTTCGCGGCAATCTCCAGTCATGGGGCGCCGGCGTCGACGAGGCGCGGGGGCAGCCGGGGCAGAAGCGGACGGGCGCGGCGCTCAGGGCGGCCCTGGCGGGCAGCCGGCTCTGGCAGCCCGGCGAGGCTCGCTTCCTGCAGGATCCCTTGAGCTTTCGCTGCATCCCGCAGATCCATGGCGCGGCGGAGGCTGCCTATGACTTCGCCCACGCGATCTTCGAAACCGAGCTGTCGGCGGCTTGCGACAACCCGCTGATCGACACGGCGTCCGGCGCCTTCATCTCGCATGGCAACATGGAAACCACCGCTTGTGCCCTGGCGATGGACACGCTGCGGCAGGCGCTCGCCAAGGTGATCGAAGCCTCGGGCCAGCGCATTCACAAGATTCAATGGCCGGGCTTCACCGGGCTGCCGACGAGCCTGGCCGTCGAGCCGGGCGCCATCGGCGGCGTCCAGTTCCTCAATTTCGGTCACCTCGCCGGAGCCAATGTCGGCGCGGTGCGGCAGGCGGCTCATCCGGCGATGCTGAACTACTCGGGCCAGCTCGACGACGGCGTCGAGGACGTGGCCGGCAATGCGCCGCAATCCGTCGCCGAGACCGTGCGCATGCTGGTGCCTGCCTGGAACGTCGTGGCGATCGAGGCGGCCTGCGCGGCCTGGGCCATCCATCGGCGCGCCATTCCGGGCGAGGCGCTCGGCGAGGGTCTGAAGCCGCTCGTCGCGCAGATCCTGCCGATGCTGCCGATCGGAACCGAGGGGCAGACGATCTTCGACCTCGGTCCCGTCGTCGATCTCATGAAATCGGCGTTCGGCATCGCTCGATCCGTCTTCGACTGA
- a CDS encoding UbiD family decarboxylase: protein MPTPTKPADTDQSFRGVLDALERAGDLHRVVRPVDPRFELGTVLSLRQHGPAQLFSNVTGHAMPVIGNVMNSRARIAALLGTGTASLHEVILDALASPIPPVVVDHAPVQEVVHREPVDLARLLPVPTWFEHETGPYITAGVIVAKDPETGRRNVSIARLRIDGGGRVMVGIAKNHHLNLLAEKARKLGQSLPIAVAIGNHPAVLLGSQMYLGLGDDEYDVVGGLLGAPLRLTRCLTVPLEVPAGADIVLEGAIDADDPVEEGAVSEFHGFYVRYGPGIGGTIACVTHRRDALYQAILPGYAPEHCLLGALAIEAVCCQALRRVIPAVRRVLVTDGGMGRLHAVIVMHRPRLGEGKRAIILAMGQINLLKFVVVVEDDVDPEDAAQVEWSLAARFRGGEDLVVLPGMKADRCDPVHENLTVTKIGLVACTRPSDGERGGLSEFARPPAGILAEVRADLDHY from the coding sequence TTGCCGACACCGACCAAGCCGGCCGACACCGATCAGAGCTTTCGCGGCGTCCTGGATGCCCTCGAACGGGCCGGCGATCTGCACCGGGTTGTGCGCCCGGTGGATCCTCGTTTCGAGCTCGGCACGGTCCTGTCCCTGCGCCAGCACGGTCCGGCACAGCTGTTCTCGAACGTGACGGGCCACGCCATGCCGGTGATCGGCAACGTCATGAACTCGCGCGCGCGGATTGCCGCGCTCCTGGGAACAGGCACGGCGTCCTTGCACGAGGTCATCCTCGATGCGCTCGCCTCGCCGATTCCGCCGGTCGTCGTCGATCATGCCCCGGTCCAGGAGGTGGTTCATCGGGAGCCGGTCGACCTCGCCCGCCTTCTGCCGGTGCCGACCTGGTTCGAGCACGAGACCGGGCCTTACATCACCGCCGGGGTCATCGTGGCGAAGGACCCCGAGACCGGCCGCCGCAACGTGTCGATCGCGCGCCTGCGGATCGATGGCGGCGGCCGCGTCATGGTGGGCATCGCCAAGAACCATCATCTCAATCTTCTGGCCGAAAAGGCCCGGAAGCTCGGGCAGAGCCTGCCGATCGCCGTCGCCATCGGCAATCATCCCGCCGTGCTTCTCGGCTCGCAGATGTATCTGGGGCTGGGCGACGACGAATATGACGTCGTCGGCGGCCTGCTCGGCGCACCGCTGCGCCTCACCCGATGCCTGACGGTCCCGCTCGAAGTTCCCGCCGGCGCGGACATCGTCCTCGAAGGCGCCATCGATGCCGACGATCCCGTCGAGGAGGGGGCGGTGTCGGAATTCCACGGCTTCTATGTCCGCTACGGGCCGGGCATCGGGGGAACGATCGCCTGCGTCACGCATCGCCGCGATGCGCTCTATCAGGCGATCCTGCCGGGCTACGCGCCCGAGCACTGCCTTCTCGGCGCGCTGGCGATCGAGGCCGTCTGCTGCCAGGCCCTGAGGCGCGTCATCCCCGCCGTGCGCCGGGTTCTCGTCACCGATGGCGGCATGGGGCGGCTGCATGCCGTGATCGTGATGCATCGCCCCCGCCTCGGCGAGGGCAAGCGGGCGATCATTCTGGCCATGGGCCAGATCAACCTGCTGAAATTCGTCGTCGTCGTCGAGGATGACGTCGATCCCGAGGATGCCGCGCAGGTGGAATGGTCGCTTGCCGCGCGGTTTCGCGGCGGGGAGGATCTCGTGGTTCTGCCCGGCATGAAGGCGGATCGCTGCGATCCCGTGCACGAGAACCTGACCGTCACCAAGATCGGTCTCGTCGCCTGCACCCGGCCCAGCGACGGCGAACGGGGCGGCCTGTCGGAATTCGCCCGCCCGCCCGCCGGGATTCTGGCTGAGGTCCGGGCTGATCTCGATCACTATTGA
- a CDS encoding UbiX family flavin prenyltransferase: MSRPARIIVAVTGASGFDYSVKILGMLRLEAVETHLVVSRAAVTAMSHETDMTLGAMKELADHWHDNRDIAAPIASGSFRTAGMIIAPCSAKSLAEIAMGTGGTLIARAADVVLKERRRLVVLFRETPLHLGHCHNMLRLTEMGGIVMPPVPAFYPRPTTIDEMVTHTAGRVLDLFDLDIPLDGRWKGG, from the coding sequence ATGAGCCGTCCCGCCCGCATCATCGTCGCCGTGACGGGAGCCTCCGGCTTCGACTACAGCGTGAAGATTCTCGGCATGCTGCGCCTCGAGGCGGTCGAGACGCATCTGGTGGTCTCGCGGGCCGCCGTGACCGCGATGTCGCATGAGACGGACATGACGCTCGGCGCCATGAAGGAGCTCGCCGATCACTGGCACGACAATCGCGATATCGCCGCGCCGATCGCCAGCGGGTCGTTCCGCACCGCCGGGATGATCATTGCCCCCTGCTCGGCGAAAAGCCTGGCGGAAATCGCCATGGGCACCGGGGGAACGCTGATCGCCCGGGCGGCCGATGTCGTTCTCAAGGAGCGGCGCCGGCTGGTCGTCCTGTTCCGCGAAACGCCGCTGCATCTCGGACATTGCCACAACATGCTTCGCCTGACCGAGATGGGCGGGATCGTGATGCCGCCGGTGCCGGCCTTCTATCCGAGACCGACGACGATCGACGAGATGGTGACGCACACCGCAGGGCGCGTGCTCGACCTTTTCGATCTCGATATCCCCCTGGACGGGCGCTGGAAGGGAGGCTGA